From Caretta caretta isolate rCarCar2 chromosome 3, rCarCar1.hap1, whole genome shotgun sequence, a single genomic window includes:
- the SUPT7L gene encoding STAGA complex 65 subunit gamma, translated as MLRYWGEIPVSTSQANRSSFDLLQREFRTVEVQDPPLHQPSANKPRPPTMLDIPSEPCSLTIHTIQLIQHNRRLRSLIAMAQAQNQQQVEGIKTDESEPLPSCPASPPLPDDLLPLDSKTPKMPFQLRHSDPESDFYRGKGEPVTELSWTSCRQLLYQSMATILAHAGFECANESVLETLTDIAHEYCLKFTKLLRFTVDREARLGQTPFPDVMEQVFHEVGIGSVLSLQKFWQHRIKDYHSYMLQVSKQLSEEYEKIVNPEKAAEDTKPVKIKEEPVSDITFPISEELEGDLASGDQSLPVGVLGAQSERFSANLEVEASPQATGAEVNASPLWNLAQVKMEPQESEESNVHGHGVLGSDVFEEPMSGMSEAGMPQSPHGSESSYGSHSPDSLMGSSPVFNQRCKKKMKKM; from the exons ATGCTGCGATATTGGGGTGAGATTCCAGTGTCGACCAGTCAGGCCAACCGTAGTTCCTTTGATTTGCTTCAGCGGGAGTTTCGCACTGTGGAAGTCCAGGATCCTCCATTACATCAGCCCTCTGCAAACAAGCCCAGGCCACCCACCATGCTGGACATCCCCTCGGAGCCCTGTAGCCTCACCATTCACACCATTCAGCTCATCCAGCACAACAGACGGCTGCGCAGCCTCATCGCCATGGCTCAGGCCCAGAACCAGCAGCAAGTGGAGGGCATAAAGACTGATGAGAGCGAGCCTCTGCCATCCtgtcctgcctccccacccctccctgatGATCTGCTTCCTCTGGATAGCAAAAcccccaaaatgccatttcagCTAAGGCATAGTGACCCAGAGAGCGACTTTTATAG AGGGAAAGGGGAACCAGTAACTGAGCTGAGTTGGACCTCCTGCCGGCAGCTTCTCTACCAGTCCATGGCCACCATCCTGGCCCATGCGGGGTTCGAGTGTGCCAATGAGAGCGTCCTGGAGACCCTGACAGACATTGCTCATGAGTACTGCTTGAAGTTCACCAAGCTGCTGCGCTTCACTGTGGACCGAGAAGCTCGGCTTGGGCAGACGCCTTTCCCGGACGTAATGGAACAGGTGTTCCACGAAGTGGGCATTGGCAGCGTGCTCTCTCTGCAGAAGTTCTGGCAGCATCGCATTAAGGATTATCACAGCTACATGCTGCAG GTTAGCAAGCAGCTCTCCGAAGAGTACGAGAAGATTGTCAACCCTGAAAAGGCAGCAGAAGATACAAAACCTGTGAAGATTAAGGAGGAGCCAGTCAGTGATATCACCTTTCCTATAagtgaggagctggagggagatcTGGCATCTGGCGACCAGTCTTTGCCTGTGGGAGTCCTTGGAGCTCAGAGTGAGCGTTTTTCTGCCAATCTGGAAGTAGAGGCGTCCCCGCAGGCTACAG gtgcTGAGGTCAATGCTTCCCCTCTCTGGAACTTGGCTCAGGTGAAAATGGAGCCTCAGGAAAGTGAGGAGAGCAATGTTCATGGGCATGGGGTCCTAGGTAGTGATGTCTTCGAGGAGCCCATGTCAGGCATGAGCGAAGCTGGGATGCCACAGAGCCCCCATGGCTCCGAGAGCAGTTATGGTTCTCATTCCCCTGATAGCCTGATGGGATCCTCACCTGTCTTCAACCAACGCTGCAAGAAGAAGATGAAGAAGATGTGA